CAGACCCCGCGCCAGGGAAGCCGTCACCGGATTCCGATAGACGCAACCCGGAACCGGCCCCGAAGCCGTCCGCCAATCGGGCTGGGTCACGCCGCGATCAACGGCCAGGGTCAGACCTTCTTCGACCGGCTCAAGCTTGATCCCGGGAACCAGGACGGGCAACAGGCTGAAATCACGAAAGCCTTCCAACCGGGCGCTGTCCTCCCCCACCACAATCACTTCGGGCAGGTTGAGGCCTTCACCTGACTGGTTTGAAAAAAGCGGCTGCCAGGAAAAAAGCATGGCGGTCAGCATCATCCAGGCAACATTTTTTTTCATACGTAACCACATAAAACGTCAACCCTCCCGGCGGCCCCAGCTACCTCCGAAATAACTGCCGCGCCGGCGGCTTAGCCGAGGTTCAAACCCGGGCGATAGAGTTCATGCCCGGGGAACAGCATCTGTGCTTCACCCAGGGTAAAACGACCCGACAGAATCCACTCTTTCAGGGTTTCGGCAATTTCCAAAGCCCGACTGTAACTCGAAAGCGGCGTTGAAGGAGTCGATTTGCCGTTCACTGCTATCGTGCCGCTTTTTAAATCCGCATAGCTGACCTCGCCGTAACTACGGGAAACCGCCATGGGATAATCATAGCCGTAATCGACCACCTGGGTATAAAGATCAGCATCGGCCACCGCCGTGAAACGGGCCATATCTTCATTCACAATCGGAATCGGAACCCCGATGCCGACCGACAGGCTGCAACCATAGCCCAGCATACTGACCCCGACCAGCCAGCGCGGAGACATCTCCTTGAGATTGCCGGTCAGCATCATGGTGCCGGCGCCCCCCTTGACCACACCGTTGCGCCCACGCACGACCTTAGGATCGTGCTGAGTGCCGTACCAGGTCACATAACCAACCCCACCCCCGAGAAAGATCCTGGTTCCCAGCCCGATCGTCAGATAATAGGGATCATTGAACAACGGACTCAACTGACCAGCGCTGCAATAGGTGGCGTTGCCACCCTTGGGACGCAGCACGCCCATGTAGGTATAAATGGTTTTTTCCGACAGATTAATGGCGCAATTATAGTTCTGATAGGCATTACGGGGATTACATAAAACGGCATTGGGCATTGATTCCAGATCGATATCCCTTTCCACGACCCGGCTCGGGTAGCAGTCCGTCCCATAGCCTTCCATGTAGAGATGAACCTTGCGACCGGCCACCAGATCCTGAATAACATGGCCTCCACCATAGCGAAACTGGCCGGGATGAACCTTGTTTAGAGGATCGTCATCACTGGGTTCGGTAGCGCCGAGATAAAAATCAACCGCCGCCAGGCCCCCGTAAGCCGGAACCTTATTGATCCAGGCCCGACTCGCCTTGATCTTGGGCGTGGCATGCCCGACATTGAGAAAGAGACCGGATGAACACATCGGAGCAAAGGTGCCGGTGGTCACAACATCAACCTTGCGGGCGGCCTCCACGGCTCCATCCCGGGCCACGATATCGATCATCTCCTCGGCATTGACCACCACCACCTTGCCGCTTTTAATGCGCTCATTAATCTCAGCAATCGATTTCTGAACTTTATATGCCATCGCCTTCACAACTCCCACTCCGGCCCAGCCGGAAAAGATTGACGCTTTACGCTGTTAACCGGCACCGTTCAAATCAGCCTGGCCCAGAGCCAGATCGAACAACTCGTCCTGACGCTGATCCATAACCCGGGCGACCTCTTCGCCGACCCCGACATGCTCATAGCCCAGCAGATGAAGAATGCCATGAATCAGGTAGTACACCAGCCCCTCTTCCAGGGAATAACCCAGAGCGGCCGTTTCCCGGGAAATGGTTTCAACCGAGACCACGATATCCCCGAGATGTCCTTCCGTGCGATCCTGCGGAAAGGATATCACATTCGTCGGCCATGAACGACTAAAAAATTTTTCATTAAGCTGCGTTATCAGGGCGTCGTCAAGAATCTCGATCTCCAGGTCATCATCGCCGATTTCAAGCGCCAGCAAAACCGGCGCGAGGAAACGACGCACCAGCTCAAGATCGACTTCCGCAACCGCCTGCCGACAGCTAAGATAAAGTGCCATCCCGCCTCAACCCCGCTTTCCAGCAATCTCGTCATAGTGCTCGTAGGCCGCGATGATCTGCTGCACCAGTGGATGACGTACCACATCCACCGCCCCCAACCGACAGAAACCCAGTCCCTTGACCTCACGCAGAATCTTCTGTACCGTAACCAGGCCGGATTCCCGACCGGGCGGCAGATCAATCTGGGTGACATCACCGGTCACCACGGCTTTCGAGGAAAAGCCCAGCCGGGTCAGAAACATTTTCATCTGCTCATTGGTGGTATTCTGCGCCTCATCAAGAATCACAAAGGAATCATTCAGGGTCCGCCCCCGCATGAAAGCCAACGGGGCTACTTCGATGACCCTTTTATCCAACATTTCCCGCGCCTTGTCAAATGAGACAAGATCATACAGGGCATCGTACAACGGGCGCAGATAAGGGTCGATTTTTTCCAGCAGATCTCCCGGCAAAAAACCCAGCCGTTCCCCCGCTTCGACTGCCGGCCGGGTCAGGACAATCCTTTCCACCTTATGCTCGCTCAGGGCGGCCAGGGCCAGGGCCATCGCCAGATAGGTTTTACCGGTCCCGGCCGGACCAACCGCGAAAACAATATCATGTCGGCGAATAGCGTCAATATATAATTTCTGGCCCCGGCTCTTGGGTGAGACAAAACGGCGCTTGCCGCCTTTGCCGCGAATATAGACCTTATCGAGAAAAATTTCCCGCAGCACCGCGCTCCGATCGGCGGACTTGATGCGCCAGGCGTATTCAATATCACCGGCATACAACGGATGCCCGCTCGTCGCCAGTTCATAAAGCTCGGCCAGCACTGCCAGGGTCAGCTCCGCCGGTAACGCCTCGCCCTCGACCATGACCACCGTGCCCCGCGTATTGATCGTGGTTCCTGAACTTTTGGCCAGCTGGCGAAGATTTTCTCCGTCTTCACCAAAAAGCGTCTGCAGCACCCCGATATCGGCAAAATTGAGTTTATACATTAAAGGGTCCGGTTAAGACGCAGCAAAGTCTCAATAATGCCTTCCTGCACGGCTCTGTCGAGAAAGGGATGCATCGGCAGAGAAAAAATCTCGGTCGCAACCCTTTCCGCCACCGGCAGATCACCTTTCCGGTAACCAAGTTCGGCAAAAGCGGGCTGTAAATGCAGGGGCACGGGATAATGAACCGCCGTCGGGATGCCCGTCGCCTGCAATCCGGCCGTCAGCTGCTCGCGGTGCGGGGAACGCAGCGAATACTGGGCAAAGACCGAAAGACAGCCTGCCGCGACCGCCGGCGGCTGAAAATCCCCCTTAAGCCCCCGGCTGTAAAATTCGGCGACTTCATTACGCCGCCGAATTTCATCCGGGAAATGCGGCAATTTTGCCAGCAGCACCGCCGCCTGCAGCGTGTCAAGCCGACTGTTGCAGCCGATCATCTCATGATAATAACGCTGCCGCTGGCCATGATTACGCAGGGCCCGCAGTTTTTCCGCGGCGGCCCCATCGTTCGTGAACAGCATGCCTCCGTCGCCGTAACCGCCCAGGGGTTTGGACGGAAAGAACGAGGTCGCGGCGAAATCGCCGAAACTGCCGCAACCGCGCCCCTGCCGCCGGGCCCCCAGAGATTGGGCCGCGTCTTCAATCAGCACCAGGTCGCGCCGGCGGGCAATCTCCTCGATTTTTTCGTAATCCGCGGGATGACCGTAGAGATCGACCACGATCAGCGCGCGCGTGGCCTCGGTAATGGCGGCCTCGATAAGTTCAGGGTCGAGATTATAGGTTTTTTCCTCGATATCGACAAACACCGGCCGGGCTCCGGCCAGCGCGATGGTCTCGGCCGTCGCGATAAAAGTAAATGGAGTCGTGATAACTTCATCTCCAGAGCCGATTCCGGCAGCCATCAGAGCCAGCAGCAGGGCATCGGTCCCCGAGGCGCAGGCCACCGCTTCGCGCACCCCAACCATTTTCGCCAGGGCCATTTCGAGCTCGCCAACCTGAGGACCATTGATAAAACGGGTTGTTTCCAGAACTTCTCGTAAAGCTGCGTCAATTTCGGTTTGATAGGCCAGGTATTGGGCTTTCAGATCAACAAATTCCATAAAACCATCATGCCTTTCTCATAAATAGTGTAGATATCGATTTCCGTGCGGGGTCGCTCAGACGACCCGAACCTTCAGTTCTTCACCGCGCTCTCGACGCTTTTCAATCGGGCCAGAAAAAAAACCATCTTTTCGACCTCGGCCGCGACCAGTGGCAAAACCATACGATAATTACGCTCATACTCCGCCACCAGGGCCGTCTCGCCGATGTCGGTAACCCCTCTTAAAACCAGCGCCGGAATCCCCATCCGCCGGGCGACCCGGACAATCGAGGCACCCTCCCAGTCCGCCGCCAAGGCCAGATAGCGGGCATGTAATTCCTCGCGGACCGCCGCGGTATCGGCATTCCGATCGGCCGAAGCCAGCGGCCCGCAGCGCAGAGCCGAAAATTCCCGCTGCAGAGCACTCACCAGCAAAGGATCACAATCGGTAATCGGCA
This window of the Pseudomonadota bacterium genome carries:
- the ybeY gene encoding rRNA maturation RNase YbeY, whose protein sequence is MALYLSCRQAVAEVDLELVRRFLAPVLLALEIGDDDLEIEILDDALITQLNEKFFSRSWPTNVISFPQDRTEGHLGDIVVSVETISRETAALGYSLEEGLVYYLIHGILHLLGYEHVGVGEEVARVMDQRQDELFDLALGQADLNGAG
- a CDS encoding PhoH family protein; this encodes MYKLNFADIGVLQTLFGEDGENLRQLAKSSGTTINTRGTVVMVEGEALPAELTLAVLAELYELATSGHPLYAGDIEYAWRIKSADRSAVLREIFLDKVYIRGKGGKRRFVSPKSRGQKLYIDAIRRHDIVFAVGPAGTGKTYLAMALALAALSEHKVERIVLTRPAVEAGERLGFLPGDLLEKIDPYLRPLYDALYDLVSFDKAREMLDKRVIEVAPLAFMRGRTLNDSFVILDEAQNTTNEQMKMFLTRLGFSSKAVVTGDVTQIDLPPGRESGLVTVQKILREVKGLGFCRLGAVDVVRHPLVQQIIAAYEHYDEIAGKRG
- a CDS encoding DegT/DnrJ/EryC1/StrS family aminotransferase → MEFVDLKAQYLAYQTEIDAALREVLETTRFINGPQVGELEMALAKMVGVREAVACASGTDALLLALMAAGIGSGDEVITTPFTFIATAETIALAGARPVFVDIEEKTYNLDPELIEAAITEATRALIVVDLYGHPADYEKIEEIARRRDLVLIEDAAQSLGARRQGRGCGSFGDFAATSFFPSKPLGGYGDGGMLFTNDGAAAEKLRALRNHGQRQRYYHEMIGCNSRLDTLQAAVLLAKLPHFPDEIRRRNEVAEFYSRGLKGDFQPPAVAAGCLSVFAQYSLRSPHREQLTAGLQATGIPTAVHYPVPLHLQPAFAELGYRKGDLPVAERVATEIFSLPMHPFLDRAVQEGIIETLLRLNRTL